The Ictalurus punctatus breed USDA103 chromosome 9, Coco_2.0, whole genome shotgun sequence genome contains a region encoding:
- the coch gene encoding cochlin isoform X1, protein MSSVTTPVRFAFLHVLGILSLMPISFGADLGVPMHIGCGTRAADLADSSNSRALVVCPANCTLWKLSVFGSGIYASISSICGAALHSGVISASGGPLEIQKLAGRSHYLSSYAHGIQTQSLSSWSASFTVARKISLPMEVSSQTITADIPASGATKKAVKKPQKKPQVAENRDCLVDIAVLLDSSYHIGHRRFNLQKNFIGRLAAMLKVGPDGPHMGVVQASETPRIEFYLGNYSMPKDVIFALKEVAYGGGNTNTGKAILHTVRNFFNPDFGTRRGHPRIIVAFVDGWPSDNLDDASVMARESGMNLFIVNVAKAIPEEMGMVRDQDFMKKAGCKDNGFFTMTIPSWFSTSKFVKPLAQKLCSVDQLLCSKTCYNSVNLGFLIDGSSSVGDTNFKLVLSLLSSIARNFDISDVGSRIGAVQFTYDQRLEFGFSDYKKKDEALRALQNIPYLSGGTATGDAITYAMENLFQPGTMGSGKKFLIIVTDGQSYDDVKGPAIAAQRQGITVFTVGVAWAPMEDLKAMASEPKDTHVFFTREFSGLEQFELPIVRAICRDFTEFN, encoded by the exons ATGTCTTCAGTAACTACGCCGGTTCGGTTTGCATTTCTTCATGTCCTAG GCATTCTGTCTCTGATGCCCATCAGCTTTGGAGCTGATTTAGGTG TTCCGATGCACATAGGATGCGGCACGCGCGCGGCGGACTTGGCGGACTCATCGAACTCACGCGCGCTGGTGGTGTGTCCCGCAAACTGCACGCTGTGGAAACTGTCAGTTTTCGGCTCCGGGATTTATGCCTCCATCTCCAGCATCTGCGGAGCCGCGCTGCACAG TGGGGTTATAAGTGCGTCAGGAGGACCTCTGGAGATTCAGAAACTGGCGGGCAGGAGTCACTATCTCAGTTCTTACGCACACGGCATCCAGACTCAATCTCTGTCCAGCTGGAGTGCATCATTCACTGTAGCCA GAAAAATCAGCTTGCCTATGGAAGTGTCCAGTCAAACCATCACTGCTGACATCCCAGCATCTGGAGCAA CAAAGAAAGCTGTCAAGAAACCCCAGAAGAAACCTCAAGTAGCAGAAAACAGAG ATTGTCTTGTGGATATAGCTGTGCTTCTGGACAGCAGCTATCATATAGGACATCGACGCTTCAACCTACAGAAGAACTTCATTGGTAGACTAGCAGCAATGCTGAAGGTTGGGCCAGATGGACCACATATGGGAGTGGTGCAAGCCAG TGAAACACCACGGATTGAATTCTACCTGGGCAACTATAGCATGCCCAAAGATGTGATTTTTGCCCTCAAAGAGGTAGCTTATGGTGGGGGCAACACCAATACAG GCAAGGCCATACTCCATACAGTAAGGAACTTTTTCAATCCTGATTTTGGAACGCGAAGAGGTCATCCACGGATTATTGTGGCATTTGTTGATGGATGGCCCTCTGACAACCTGGACGACGCATCAGTAATGGCTAGAGAATCTGGAATGAACTTGTTTATAGTGAATGTGGCCAAAGCTATCCCAGAGGAGATGGGAATGGTGAGGGATCAAGACTTCATGAAGAAG GCAGGGTGCAAAGACAATGGTTTCTTCACGATGACCATACCAAGTTGGTTCAGCACAAGTAAGTTTGTGAAGCCTCTGGCTCAGAAGCTCTGCTCTGTTGACCAGCTGCTCTGCAGCAAGACATGCTATAACTCAGTCAATTTGGGCTTCCTGATTGATGGGTCCAGCAGTGTGGGAGATACAAACTTCAAACTAGTTCTAAGCCTCCTAAGCTCTATTGCTCGCAACTTCGACATTTCTGACGTTGGCTCACGCATTGGGGCTGTGCAGTTCACATACGACCAGAGATTGGAGTTTGGCTTCAGtgattataaaaaaaaggatgaagCCTTGAGAGCCCTCCAAAACATCCCGTACCTAAGTGGTGGTACAGCCACTGGAGATGCCATCACCTATGCTATGGAAAATCTATTCCAGCCCGGTACCATGGGTTCAGGCAAGAAGTTCCTTATCATTGTTACTGATGGCCAGTCCTATGATGATGTTAAAGGACCAGCTATAGCTGCTCAAAGGCAAG GGATTACAGTGTTCACTGTGGGTGTAGCTTGGGCTCCAATGGAGGACCTGAAAGCCATGGCATCAGAGCCCAAAGACACACACGTCTTCTTTACCCGAGAGTTCAGTGGCCTCGAGCAGTTCGAGCTGCCCATAGTACGGGCAATCTGCAGGGACTTCACAGAGTTCAATTAG
- the coch gene encoding cochlin isoform X2 produces MSSVTTPVRFAFLHVLGILSLMPISFGADLVPMHIGCGTRAADLADSSNSRALVVCPANCTLWKLSVFGSGIYASISSICGAALHSGVISASGGPLEIQKLAGRSHYLSSYAHGIQTQSLSSWSASFTVARKISLPMEVSSQTITADIPASGATKKAVKKPQKKPQVAENRDCLVDIAVLLDSSYHIGHRRFNLQKNFIGRLAAMLKVGPDGPHMGVVQASETPRIEFYLGNYSMPKDVIFALKEVAYGGGNTNTGKAILHTVRNFFNPDFGTRRGHPRIIVAFVDGWPSDNLDDASVMARESGMNLFIVNVAKAIPEEMGMVRDQDFMKKAGCKDNGFFTMTIPSWFSTSKFVKPLAQKLCSVDQLLCSKTCYNSVNLGFLIDGSSSVGDTNFKLVLSLLSSIARNFDISDVGSRIGAVQFTYDQRLEFGFSDYKKKDEALRALQNIPYLSGGTATGDAITYAMENLFQPGTMGSGKKFLIIVTDGQSYDDVKGPAIAAQRQGITVFTVGVAWAPMEDLKAMASEPKDTHVFFTREFSGLEQFELPIVRAICRDFTEFN; encoded by the exons ATGTCTTCAGTAACTACGCCGGTTCGGTTTGCATTTCTTCATGTCCTAG GCATTCTGTCTCTGATGCCCATCAGCTTTGGAGCTGATTTAG TTCCGATGCACATAGGATGCGGCACGCGCGCGGCGGACTTGGCGGACTCATCGAACTCACGCGCGCTGGTGGTGTGTCCCGCAAACTGCACGCTGTGGAAACTGTCAGTTTTCGGCTCCGGGATTTATGCCTCCATCTCCAGCATCTGCGGAGCCGCGCTGCACAG TGGGGTTATAAGTGCGTCAGGAGGACCTCTGGAGATTCAGAAACTGGCGGGCAGGAGTCACTATCTCAGTTCTTACGCACACGGCATCCAGACTCAATCTCTGTCCAGCTGGAGTGCATCATTCACTGTAGCCA GAAAAATCAGCTTGCCTATGGAAGTGTCCAGTCAAACCATCACTGCTGACATCCCAGCATCTGGAGCAA CAAAGAAAGCTGTCAAGAAACCCCAGAAGAAACCTCAAGTAGCAGAAAACAGAG ATTGTCTTGTGGATATAGCTGTGCTTCTGGACAGCAGCTATCATATAGGACATCGACGCTTCAACCTACAGAAGAACTTCATTGGTAGACTAGCAGCAATGCTGAAGGTTGGGCCAGATGGACCACATATGGGAGTGGTGCAAGCCAG TGAAACACCACGGATTGAATTCTACCTGGGCAACTATAGCATGCCCAAAGATGTGATTTTTGCCCTCAAAGAGGTAGCTTATGGTGGGGGCAACACCAATACAG GCAAGGCCATACTCCATACAGTAAGGAACTTTTTCAATCCTGATTTTGGAACGCGAAGAGGTCATCCACGGATTATTGTGGCATTTGTTGATGGATGGCCCTCTGACAACCTGGACGACGCATCAGTAATGGCTAGAGAATCTGGAATGAACTTGTTTATAGTGAATGTGGCCAAAGCTATCCCAGAGGAGATGGGAATGGTGAGGGATCAAGACTTCATGAAGAAG GCAGGGTGCAAAGACAATGGTTTCTTCACGATGACCATACCAAGTTGGTTCAGCACAAGTAAGTTTGTGAAGCCTCTGGCTCAGAAGCTCTGCTCTGTTGACCAGCTGCTCTGCAGCAAGACATGCTATAACTCAGTCAATTTGGGCTTCCTGATTGATGGGTCCAGCAGTGTGGGAGATACAAACTTCAAACTAGTTCTAAGCCTCCTAAGCTCTATTGCTCGCAACTTCGACATTTCTGACGTTGGCTCACGCATTGGGGCTGTGCAGTTCACATACGACCAGAGATTGGAGTTTGGCTTCAGtgattataaaaaaaaggatgaagCCTTGAGAGCCCTCCAAAACATCCCGTACCTAAGTGGTGGTACAGCCACTGGAGATGCCATCACCTATGCTATGGAAAATCTATTCCAGCCCGGTACCATGGGTTCAGGCAAGAAGTTCCTTATCATTGTTACTGATGGCCAGTCCTATGATGATGTTAAAGGACCAGCTATAGCTGCTCAAAGGCAAG GGATTACAGTGTTCACTGTGGGTGTAGCTTGGGCTCCAATGGAGGACCTGAAAGCCATGGCATCAGAGCCCAAAGACACACACGTCTTCTTTACCCGAGAGTTCAGTGGCCTCGAGCAGTTCGAGCTGCCCATAGTACGGGCAATCTGCAGGGACTTCACAGAGTTCAATTAG